A region of Vibrio porteresiae DSM 19223 DNA encodes the following proteins:
- a CDS encoding heme ABC transporter ATP-binding protein, producing MNAVNALSVRNLSYSLAGRSLLNNISFELFGGELTVLLGPNGAGKSTLLKCLAGEQHATGEIGYLGKKEWSAHELAQHMALLPQHSTLNFPFTAQEVIELGSTPLTMTRRECRYHAQHYSELTHTQHLRSRLYPTLSGGEKQRIHMARVLLQLHQAEQQAILLLDEPTSALDPEHQHQTLRLARRLAHEQNYCVVVVLHDLNLAAQYGDRLLTLAHGEIFQHGSPWDVLTPEHIETLYGYHTQIISHPTMGYPVVLPR from the coding sequence TTGAACGCGGTTAATGCTCTTTCCGTTCGCAATCTCAGCTATTCATTAGCAGGCAGGTCATTACTTAATAACATTTCGTTTGAGCTGTTTGGTGGTGAACTCACCGTTTTATTAGGTCCTAATGGTGCGGGGAAAAGTACGCTCCTAAAATGCCTCGCGGGAGAGCAACATGCGACTGGGGAGATAGGCTATTTGGGCAAAAAAGAGTGGTCTGCTCATGAGCTTGCCCAGCATATGGCGTTGTTACCGCAGCACAGCACACTCAATTTTCCGTTTACCGCGCAAGAGGTGATTGAACTGGGCTCAACACCACTAACGATGACTCGGCGTGAATGTCGCTATCATGCGCAACATTACAGTGAATTGACGCACACCCAGCATCTACGTTCGCGTCTTTATCCGACACTATCCGGTGGGGAAAAGCAGCGCATTCATATGGCTCGCGTGCTACTGCAACTGCATCAAGCTGAGCAGCAGGCAATCTTACTCCTCGATGAACCAACCTCAGCTCTCGACCCTGAACATCAACACCAAACTTTACGTTTAGCACGCCGTTTGGCACACGAACAAAATTATTGTGTTGTTGTGGTACTGCACGATCTGAATTTGGCCGCCCAATACGGTGATCGCTTATTAACACTCGCACACGGAGAGATCTTTCAACATGGCAGCCCTTGGGATGTATTAACCCCTGAACATATCGAAACACTCTACGGCTACCATACCCAAATCATCTCACACCCCACGATGGGATATCCGGTGGTGCTTCCTCGTTAA
- a CDS encoding FecCD family ABC transporter permease, producing MLSMVALLVVLMVSSITVGPMDITFTTSLNALLFPSANTNQPVDLVIHTIRLPRTLLCVLVGAILALCGTVMQGLFRNPLAEPGIIGVSSGASLGAACAIVLFGSSAFIPTWLMSTLLPLCAFVGGALTTVIVYRLGTARHGTSVTIMLLAGIAVSALSGAAIGYLNYAADDQMLRDLTLWSMGSLAGATWHNIALCAVVLVVLLGFFIWRARALNALLLGETEAKYLGIAVQPLKRELILLSAIGVGVTVSAAGLIGFVGLVVPHLGRMLVGPDHRNLIPVSTCLGALLLTVADMVARVAVAPAELPIGIITALVGAPFFLYLLIQQKGSTF from the coding sequence ATGCTAAGCATGGTGGCGTTACTGGTGGTGCTAATGGTCTCATCGATTACCGTTGGCCCCATGGATATCACCTTTACCACCAGCTTAAATGCGCTGCTGTTTCCATCGGCCAACACCAATCAGCCGGTCGATTTAGTGATTCATACCATCCGACTACCCCGCACTCTTTTGTGTGTGCTGGTCGGAGCCATTTTGGCGCTGTGTGGTACGGTGATGCAGGGGCTATTTCGTAACCCACTGGCTGAACCGGGAATTATTGGTGTGTCGTCAGGCGCTTCATTGGGAGCCGCTTGTGCCATCGTTCTGTTTGGCAGTAGTGCTTTTATTCCAACATGGCTTATGTCGACTTTACTGCCGTTGTGCGCATTTGTCGGCGGCGCATTAACGACGGTTATTGTCTATCGTCTTGGTACAGCGCGACACGGTACGTCGGTCACCATTATGTTGCTTGCCGGGATTGCGGTCAGTGCACTCAGTGGCGCGGCAATTGGGTATCTCAATTATGCCGCCGATGATCAAATGCTACGCGACCTTACGTTATGGTCGATGGGATCTCTTGCTGGTGCAACTTGGCATAACATCGCACTCTGCGCCGTCGTTTTGGTCGTGCTGCTGGGCTTTTTTATCTGGCGAGCTCGCGCGCTTAATGCACTGCTGCTTGGGGAAACCGAAGCAAAATACCTAGGAATTGCAGTACAACCACTCAAAAGAGAGCTGATTTTACTCAGCGCGATCGGTGTGGGTGTGACAGTGAGTGCAGCAGGGCTTATTGGCTTTGTAGGATTAGTCGTACCGCACTTAGGTCGGATGTTGGTTGGCCCAGATCATCGCAACCTCATTCCGGTATCTACCTGCCTTGGAGCGCTATTACTCACGGTTGCCGATATGGTTGCTCGGGTCGCTGTTGCTCCCGCAGAGTTGCCGATTGGCATTATCACGGCGTTGGTCGGCGCGCCCTTCTTTCTCTATCTTTTGATCCAACAAAAAGGAAGTACCTTTTGA
- a CDS encoding heme/hemin ABC transporter substrate-binding protein, translating into MKVTFQPALIASLCATLFAPNLMAQERIVSAGSAVTELILDLGDKQDLVGVDVTSIGRDTAQLPQVGYHRQLAAEGILALKPTQLIGSTEMGPDTTLNQLRQAGVKVTVLETDNTAQGLIDRIDQLGKVLDKPQQADQLKQQVTQTLNKLRANTPKQQKRVLFVLIHEGRAANVAGSDTVPDAIISLAGGTNPAAHSVQSYKPLSKEALIDMQPDVVLVSGRSFAQMGGVDAILQALPTLAVTPAGINKQIYTIDGHALVGGLGLNSLKQAVALQKQLYPEAN; encoded by the coding sequence ATGAAAGTCACCTTCCAACCCGCGCTCATCGCTTCATTATGCGCCACCCTTTTTGCTCCTAACCTTATGGCTCAAGAACGGATTGTCAGTGCGGGTAGTGCCGTTACTGAACTGATCCTCGATTTAGGTGACAAGCAAGACCTCGTGGGTGTGGATGTGACCAGTATCGGCCGCGATACCGCTCAGTTGCCACAAGTTGGCTATCATCGTCAACTTGCTGCCGAAGGGATTCTCGCCTTAAAACCGACCCAACTAATCGGTTCAACCGAGATGGGGCCGGATACCACCCTCAATCAGCTGCGCCAAGCCGGGGTTAAAGTCACCGTATTAGAGACAGATAACACCGCCCAAGGTCTCATTGACCGCATTGATCAACTAGGCAAAGTGCTTGATAAACCTCAGCAAGCCGACCAATTAAAACAGCAAGTGACTCAAACGTTGAATAAGCTCCGCGCTAATACCCCCAAGCAGCAAAAGAGAGTGTTGTTTGTTCTAATCCATGAAGGTCGTGCGGCCAATGTTGCAGGAAGTGACACTGTACCGGATGCCATCATCTCGTTAGCGGGAGGGACTAACCCTGCGGCCCATTCGGTTCAATCCTATAAACCGCTATCGAAAGAAGCTTTGATCGACATGCAACCTGATGTGGTGTTAGTCAGTGGACGCAGTTTCGCACAAATGGGGGGAGTGGATGCCATTTTACAAGCTCTGCCAACCTTAGCGGTCACCCCTGCCGGCATCAATAAACAGATCTATACCATTGATGGTCACGCGCTGGTCGGCGGTCTGGGCCTAAACAGCCTGAAACAAGCGGTCGCACTGCAAAAACAACTTTACCCAGAGGCAAATTAG
- the hutW gene encoding heme anaerobic degradation radical SAM methyltransferase ChuW/HutW, translating into MLDLSLFDQHVIGQDTEDPLRFAFTAKRGAHAAGGVRPVAPPQQGTVWQHITQESGALTPPRRRCLYIHIPFCRVRCTFCNFFQNAASRQLVDRYFAALVQEIKLKAALPWTQASEFHAVYVGGGTPTDLSADQIQQLGELIRSHFPLTGDCEITLEGRINRFSDETFYKALAGGFNRFSFGVQSFNTQVRRAAKRLDERETVLQRLTELSSTQLAPIVIDLLYGLPHQTLAIFEQDLQDFMTTGAHGIDLYQLMVGGDAPMLNLVEKGRLPAPATTPDKASMFALGVEFFDKHHLKTLSVNHWATDNRERSQYNSLAKTYAEVLPIGCGAGGNLGGYTLMQHRQLDKYMEAMEAGQTPIAMMFSQHPLEPMFATLKSGFDAGVLRRADYQSLDLEDAFDYLAPLFHRWQDLGLVTIEPNYIVATLAGRFWSVTLAQACIEVLSHQTAKLKIA; encoded by the coding sequence ATGCTCGACTTAAGCCTTTTTGACCAACATGTGATTGGTCAGGACACGGAAGATCCGTTACGTTTTGCTTTTACTGCTAAGCGCGGAGCGCACGCAGCTGGTGGTGTTAGACCTGTAGCACCACCTCAGCAAGGCACGGTATGGCAACATATTACCCAAGAGAGTGGAGCATTAACGCCACCACGTCGTCGGTGTCTTTATATCCATATTCCGTTTTGTCGGGTACGTTGTACCTTCTGCAACTTTTTCCAAAACGCAGCAAGTCGTCAGCTCGTGGATCGTTACTTTGCGGCTTTAGTGCAAGAGATAAAGCTAAAAGCGGCGCTGCCTTGGACTCAGGCAAGTGAATTCCACGCCGTGTATGTCGGCGGCGGTACACCAACCGACTTAAGTGCCGATCAAATTCAGCAGTTAGGTGAGCTGATTCGTTCCCATTTCCCTTTGACTGGCGACTGCGAAATTACCTTGGAAGGGCGCATTAACCGCTTTAGTGATGAGACCTTCTATAAGGCGTTAGCGGGTGGTTTTAACCGTTTCTCCTTTGGTGTGCAAAGCTTTAATACGCAAGTGAGACGAGCGGCAAAACGCCTTGATGAACGTGAAACGGTACTGCAGCGTCTTACGGAATTGAGCTCAACCCAACTTGCCCCAATCGTGATTGATCTGCTGTACGGGTTACCTCATCAAACCTTGGCAATTTTTGAACAAGATCTCCAAGATTTTATGACCACTGGCGCACATGGTATCGATTTGTATCAGCTGATGGTGGGTGGTGATGCGCCTATGCTGAATTTGGTGGAAAAAGGGCGTTTACCGGCCCCCGCAACCACGCCAGACAAAGCCAGTATGTTTGCTTTAGGTGTGGAGTTTTTTGATAAGCACCATCTAAAAACCTTGAGTGTGAATCACTGGGCCACCGATAACCGAGAACGTAGCCAGTACAACAGCTTAGCCAAAACGTATGCGGAAGTGCTACCAATTGGTTGTGGTGCGGGCGGCAACTTAGGTGGTTATACCTTGATGCAACATCGCCAACTGGATAAATACATGGAAGCGATGGAAGCTGGGCAGACACCGATTGCCATGATGTTCAGTCAGCATCCACTTGAGCCTATGTTTGCCACGCTCAAATCTGGGTTTGATGCCGGGGTGCTGCGTCGCGCCGATTACCAGTCGCTCGATTTAGAAGATGCGTTTGATTATTTGGCTCCGCTCTTTCATCGTTGGCAAGATCTCGGGTTAGTCACCATTGAACCCAACTATATTGTGGCGACATTAGCCGGACGTTTTTGGTCTGTGACATTAGCACAGGCGTGTATTGAAGTGCTGTCTCACCAGACAGCAAAGTTGAAAATCGCATAA